TGAAACACCTCCTATTACTCTTTTATCCTACTCTTTCAGAAGCCAGCTCATCTTTTCGAGGGCACGCTTTCTGCGGGAGCGGACTGTATTCGGGTTCAGCCTTAGCATTTTTCCGATCTCTTTACTGTTGTAACCGCCATAGACGGATAAGCCGATGATCAGCTGATCGTCTTCATCGAGAATAAGAAAAGCACGCTCGACATCTGTGCGGAGTCCGTCACAGTATGTGGCAGAAGCATGATCTTCTTTCAGCTCGGTCTCGGTCCGTTCACGGCTCTTTAACTTCCGGCGGCACACATTTGCCAGAATCTGAAAGATCCAGGAACGGAATGCTTCTTCTTTGCGTAATTTATGTATGTTCTCATAGGCGGAAAGAACGGCTTCACTGACGGCGTCTTCTGCATCCTGCGGATGATGCATCATGCAGAGCGCAAAACGATACAGATCCTGATAAACCGTCTTATATAATTCTTTAAATGCAATTGCATCGATCATAAAGTCCCTCCTCTCATAACAGGTTCTTTGTATATAAGAGTATAAAAAAGTCGGAAGTGTTGCAAAAAGGGACAGAAAAATTTCCGTCCCTTTTAAATCATATCATTGTCTGAGAAAAATTAACCTCTGTAATAATTGATCAGACATCCTTTGAGGATGATCTCACGTTCTGCATCCGTCAGATCACCGAGCTTCAGATCAATCTCCTTCAGATCATCGCCTACGACATAAGCCTTGATCGTGGAAGCTTTATCTTCTACTGCTTTGCGGATATCCGGCACGAAGAGATAGTCACCGTTCCTGAAAGAAAGCTTTGTGTGTTCCTCTTCGGTAATAAACGGAAGCATGCCCCAGTTGATCAGGTTCGAGCGGTAACGTTTGGTTGCGTACTCATTCGCGATATTCGCCCAGCCGCCGAGAACCTTCTGGCAGGAAGCAGCCTGCTCACGGGCAGAACCATCACCAGGTTTGACCGCGAAAATGGTACTTCCGACACCGATATTTCCTTTGCCGACTTCCGGATAAGACTTCTGGATTGCTGCCATCACCGGTTTTAATTCATCCAGTACATCCAGTGGACAAGTACCTGCTTCAATCGCTTTCTGGGCTTTCTGGACTTCTTTCGCGCGTCCTACATAGGCAGGATCCTTTCGGGAAAGTGCAAATTCAGCAAGTCCAAGCGGGTTGGAACGATAAGAAGAAGTCTCGCCGGACGGGATCAGTTCGTCTGTCGTTGTAACCGGATCGTGGATCTCAGATACGACCTTCAGGATCAGATTCTCAGGAAGAGCGCTCATTGCCGGCCAGTCTTTGATGTTCGGTCCGAATTTGATCTCAACCGAAGGATCAGCAACGCCGTGGCTGTCAAATACACGGTTGGCGTAAATTCTGGAATCAAAGTGGTAGGTCGGGTTCTTGTATTCAATATCAAAATCTGTTGCCGGAGTAAGGAAACCTTTGTTCGCAGCAGTTGCGGCAATGGAACGTGCATCCATAAGGGCAACAGATGCGATCTGTCCACTCTGCAGCTTGCTTCCTTCACGGTTCGGGAAGTTACGGGTAGAGTGACGGATGGAAAATGCATTGTTTGCCGGAGTATCCCCTGCACCGAAGCATGGTCCGCAGAAGGCAGTCTTCACGATCGTACCGGCTTCCATCAGGTCAGCAACCGCACCATTTTTCACAAGCTCCATGTAGATCGGTGTACTTGCCGGGTAAACACTGAAGGTAAATTCATCTGATCCGATGTATTTGCCACGGATGATGTCTGCGGCAGCACAGATATTTTCAAAACCGCCGCCGGCACAGCCTGCGATGATACCCTGATCGACATAAAGCTTACCATTTACGATCTTGTCCTGAAGAGAGTAATCCACAGCACCGTCCAGGCTTACCAGTGCGCGCTGCTCTACATCATGGAGAACATCTGCAAGGTTGGCATTGACATCCTCGATGGTGTAGACATTGGACGGATGGAACGGCATGGCGATCATAGGCTTGATCTCACTCAAATTGACGTATACAAGACCGTCATAGTAAGCGACTGCGCCAGGCTCCAGTTCCCTGAAGTCATCACTTCTTCCGTGGATATCGTAGAACTCTTTGATCTTGTCATCGGTTCTCCAGATAGAAGAAAGGCAGGTTGTCTCTGTCGTCATAACATCGATTCCGATACGGAAGTCTGCACTTAATTTGCCAACGCCAGGTCCGACAAATTCCATGACCTTGTTATTGACATAGCCATTGCCGAAGGTTGCGCCGATGATCGCAAGGGCAACGTCCTGTGGTCCGACACCTTTTACCGGTTCGCCGTCCAGATAGATTCCGACAACGCCCGGCATCTTGATATCATAAGTCTTGTTCAGAAGCTGTTTTACAAGTTCCGGTCCGCCCTCTCCCATTGCCATGGTACCGAGTGCACCATAACGGGTGTGGCTGTCAGAACCAAGGATCATCTTGCCGCCGCCTGCGAGCATTTCACGGGCAAACTGGTGGATAACGGCCTGATGAGGCGGAACATAGACACCGCCGTACTTCTTCGCACAGGTCAGTCCAAACATGTGGTCATCTTCATTGATCGTACCGCCGACTGCACACAGAGAGTTATGGCAGTTGGTCAGAACATAAGGGATCGGGAATTTCTCCAGTCCGGATGCTCTTGCAGTCTGGATGATTCCGACAAAGGTAATGTCGTGCGAAGTCAGCTTGTCAAATTTGATCTGAAGCTGCTGCATATTACCGGAAGTATTATGCGCACTTAAGATCCCATAAGCCATTGTCTCTTTTGCAGCAGCTTCTTTTGTTGTCTCAATACCTGTCTTGCTTTTTACGGCAGCAAGTGCATCGGGTGCATCTGCAATTACCTCAGTACCGTGTAAAAGATAGGCACCGCCTTCGTATAATTTCACCATATCATGTCCTCCTATTTTCTGTTTTCTATAAATTTCATGTGGTCTGCGACCATCAAAGCAATCTTAAATGTCAGGGCGTCCTCAAAGACTCTGACATCCAGCCCGGTCTGCTTCTGGATCTTCTCCAGCCGGTAGACGAGCGTATTCCGGTGGACGAAAAGCTGTCTCGCTGTCTCCGAAATATTCAGGCTGTTTTCAAAAAATTTATCAACTGTGGATAAGGTTTCTTCGTCAAACTGATCAACGGTATTTCCGGCAAATACTTCTTCCAGGAACATCTCGCATAAGGAAACGGGAAGCTGGTGGATCAGCCGTCCGATACCGAGTTCGCGGTAGGATAAAATATTGCGTTCCGGATAGAAGATACGTCCCACATCCAGAGCCATGCCAGCTTCTTTGTAAGACTGTGAGACCTCTTTGAGTTCGGGAATGATGGTTCCGAAGGAAAGCCGGACATTGACCATAGCTTCGGTGTTGATCGCATTCACCAGCATATCAGCAGTCGAACGGATCGTATCATAATCATCCGTACTGTCAAGGGACTTGATCAGAATAATATGTCCCTCATCTACGGCAGTAACAAAATCACCGGTTCCCGAGGAATAAATCCCACGGATCATATCCAGGACGATCGTGTCATCCGGATTCTTCGGTTCGATCAGATAGACGACTCTGCGCTGCTCAACTGTAATACCAAGCTTTTTCGCCTGATTGTAGATATCTACGAGGAGCAGGTTATCCAGGAGCAGGTTCTGGATAAAACGGTTACGGTCAAGACGTTCGCTTCCGGATCTTAAAAGGCTCTCCAGCTGGCAGACACTTAAGCGTCCGCTGGTATGCACATCAATCTCATTATTGTGCTCAATCACGAAAATATAAGTCAGTTCATCATCATCATAAACCGGGAACAGACCATAGCATTCATCCAGGTGCTCCTCCGCTACGCCGGTAATCTCCAGCTCTTTTAAAAATGAGCAGACAGCTTTTTTTACTGCAGGCTTCTCCTTACCTACAGCTGCAAGCATCACTCCGTCTGTGTTCCAGATGGAACAGTTACACTCGATGATATCCCCTATTTCATTGATTGTTCTCTGTAAAATCTGGTTGGATAACAATCCATTCACCTCTCCATTCTTTTCAATATATGACAAATGGGAGAATTGTGAAATTCCCCCATCTTCTTCTGACAATACAATCTGATATTATTTTAGCAAATGTTTCACACTTTAGCAAGATAAAATGAAAAACGTTCTCGCTTATTCGTCTTCGTCATCGCGTCTGTCAAGCATGGCAGCAACGATTTCAAGAATCACAGCAAGACCGATGATGGATGCGGCGGCAATCTTTCCGGCAGTGCCGGTTGCAGCCTGTGCGATACCGCCGACAACCGGAACAGAAAGCTTTACTTTTCCGATGTAGTTGTTGTAAGGGATCGGATTCATATCTTTTTCCTCATTGGCATCCCCTTTGGTGATAAACTGTCCCATCGCCGGGCTGTTGGATACTACACGGTGGGTGATGATCGAGCCGTCTGCATTGTTGCTGTAAAAAGCAATGACATCATCTTTGACGATCGTGTCTGGTTCTTCATGCCGGACATAGACCAGGCTTCCCGTCGGGATCGCCGGTTCCATGCTCCCACTGATCACGGTGTACATCTGAAAACCAAAAGCTTTCGGAAGCGTCAGCGGAATACAGGCAAGAATCAGTACTGTCAGTAAAACAGTGCCCAGTGCACTGCAAAATGCAGCCACCGGGCTTTTCTTTTTCTTCGTTCTCTTCAAAAAAGACTTCTCCTTTAGTGCCGCGCTTTTTTATTTTGCACGTTTTTTCAAG
The sequence above is drawn from the Coprococcus comes ATCC 27758 genome and encodes:
- a CDS encoding PucR family transcriptional regulator — protein: MLSNQILQRTINEIGDIIECNCSIWNTDGVMLAAVGKEKPAVKKAVCSFLKELEITGVAEEHLDECYGLFPVYDDDELTYIFVIEHNNEIDVHTSGRLSVCQLESLLRSGSERLDRNRFIQNLLLDNLLLVDIYNQAKKLGITVEQRRVVYLIEPKNPDDTIVLDMIRGIYSSGTGDFVTAVDEGHIILIKSLDSTDDYDTIRSTADMLVNAINTEAMVNVRLSFGTIIPELKEVSQSYKEAGMALDVGRIFYPERNILSYRELGIGRLIHQLPVSLCEMFLEEVFAGNTVDQFDEETLSTVDKFFENSLNISETARQLFVHRNTLVYRLEKIQKQTGLDVRVFEDALTFKIALMVADHMKFIENRK
- a CDS encoding RNA polymerase sigma factor encodes the protein MIDAIAFKELYKTVYQDLYRFALCMMHHPQDAEDAVSEAVLSAYENIHKLRKEEAFRSWIFQILANVCRRKLKSRERTETELKEDHASATYCDGLRTDVERAFLILDEDDQLIIGLSVYGGYNSKEIGKMLRLNPNTVRSRRKRALEKMSWLLKE
- a CDS encoding hydratase; the protein is MVKLYEGGAYLLHGTEVIADAPDALAAVKSKTGIETTKEAAAKETMAYGILSAHNTSGNMQQLQIKFDKLTSHDITFVGIIQTARASGLEKFPIPYVLTNCHNSLCAVGGTINEDDHMFGLTCAKKYGGVYVPPHQAVIHQFAREMLAGGGKMILGSDSHTRYGALGTMAMGEGGPELVKQLLNKTYDIKMPGVVGIYLDGEPVKGVGPQDVALAIIGATFGNGYVNNKVMEFVGPGVGKLSADFRIGIDVMTTETTCLSSIWRTDDKIKEFYDIHGRSDDFRELEPGAVAYYDGLVYVNLSEIKPMIAMPFHPSNVYTIEDVNANLADVLHDVEQRALVSLDGAVDYSLQDKIVNGKLYVDQGIIAGCAGGGFENICAAADIIRGKYIGSDEFTFSVYPASTPIYMELVKNGAVADLMEAGTIVKTAFCGPCFGAGDTPANNAFSIRHSTRNFPNREGSKLQSGQIASVALMDARSIAATAANKGFLTPATDFDIEYKNPTYHFDSRIYANRVFDSHGVADPSVEIKFGPNIKDWPAMSALPENLILKVVSEIHDPVTTTDELIPSGETSSYRSNPLGLAEFALSRKDPAYVGRAKEVQKAQKAIEAGTCPLDVLDELKPVMAAIQKSYPEVGKGNIGVGSTIFAVKPGDGSAREQAASCQKVLGGWANIANEYATKRYRSNLINWGMLPFITEEEHTKLSFRNGDYLFVPDIRKAVEDKASTIKAYVVGDDLKEIDLKLGDLTDAEREIILKGCLINYYRG
- a CDS encoding signal peptidase I — its product is MKRTKKKKSPVAAFCSALGTVLLTVLILACIPLTLPKAFGFQMYTVISGSMEPAIPTGSLVYVRHEEPDTIVKDDVIAFYSNNADGSIITHRVVSNSPAMGQFITKGDANEEKDMNPIPYNNYIGKVKLSVPVVGGIAQAATGTAGKIAAASIIGLAVILEIVAAMLDRRDDEDE